Proteins from one Bacillota bacterium genomic window:
- a CDS encoding long-chain-fatty-acid--CoA ligase, whose product MEVPLTPLRFLERSERVYRDKEAVVCGETRLTYAEYARRVRRLSSVLADRLGVQRGDRVLYLGMNCHRLLELYYAVLPLGAILVPVNIRLSPAEISFILHDSEPVALFASPELLPLVRALDEPASLRHHVLVYRGADGQLPEGWLEYDALLERAPERPFADPPDEREVVEIFYTSGTTGRPKGVMLTHRNLYLHALSTMLALHTDDTERMIVGTVPLFHVNAWGTPQYLVAAGGTQVVVPRFDPEIFARTVQRERVTTALMVSTMLNALLNWPDHSKYDFSSLKQIVLGGAPVAYELVRRARQELGCLVRVGYGLTETCPVVSVAVIKATLADRPEEELDRRLAMTGLPLLGNDVRVVREDGSEVAWNGQEVGEILVRGDNVMAGYWRRPEETEAAFADGWLRTGDLAVVDSEGYLNIVDRKKDIIISGGENISSIEVEDVLYTHPAVLEAAVLGAPDPQWGEVPVAVVVLKPGATADEEELIRFVRDRLAHFKAPRRVLFASELPKTGTGKIMKAELRKTYFGRSEAVGAAGQG is encoded by the coding sequence GTGGAGGTACCCCTGACGCCGCTCCGCTTCCTGGAGCGGAGCGAGCGCGTCTACCGCGACAAGGAGGCCGTCGTCTGCGGCGAGACCCGTCTCACCTACGCCGAGTACGCGCGCCGGGTGCGGCGCCTCAGCTCCGTGCTGGCCGACCGGCTGGGCGTCCAGCGCGGCGACCGCGTCCTCTACCTGGGCATGAACTGCCACCGCCTGCTGGAGCTCTACTACGCCGTCCTGCCGCTGGGCGCCATCCTGGTCCCGGTCAACATCCGCCTGAGCCCGGCCGAGATCTCCTTCATCCTCCACGACTCCGAGCCGGTGGCGCTCTTCGCCTCGCCCGAGCTGCTGCCGCTGGTGCGGGCGCTGGACGAGCCGGCCTCGCTCCGCCACCACGTCCTCGTCTACCGGGGCGCCGACGGGCAGCTGCCGGAGGGCTGGCTGGAGTACGACGCCCTCCTCGAGAGGGCGCCCGAGCGCCCCTTCGCCGACCCGCCCGACGAGCGCGAGGTGGTGGAGATCTTCTACACCAGCGGGACGACGGGCCGGCCCAAGGGCGTGATGCTCACCCACCGCAACCTCTACCTGCACGCGCTCAGCACCATGCTGGCGCTGCACACCGACGACACCGAACGGATGATCGTGGGCACCGTCCCCCTCTTCCACGTCAACGCCTGGGGTACGCCCCAGTACCTGGTGGCCGCCGGCGGCACGCAGGTGGTCGTCCCCCGCTTCGACCCGGAGATCTTCGCGCGCACCGTGCAGCGCGAACGCGTGACCACCGCGCTGATGGTCTCCACCATGCTCAACGCGCTGCTCAACTGGCCGGACCATTCGAAGTACGACTTCTCCAGCCTGAAGCAGATCGTGCTGGGCGGCGCCCCCGTCGCCTACGAACTGGTCCGCCGCGCCCGCCAGGAGCTGGGCTGCCTCGTCCGCGTCGGCTACGGGCTGACCGAGACCTGCCCGGTGGTCTCCGTGGCCGTCATCAAGGCGACGCTGGCCGACCGTCCCGAGGAGGAGCTGGACCGGCGCCTGGCCATGACCGGCCTGCCCCTGCTGGGCAACGACGTGCGCGTCGTGCGCGAGGACGGCTCCGAGGTGGCCTGGAACGGCCAGGAGGTGGGCGAGATCCTGGTCCGCGGCGACAACGTCATGGCCGGCTACTGGCGGCGCCCGGAGGAGACGGAGGCCGCCTTCGCCGACGGCTGGCTGCGCACCGGCGACCTGGCCGTGGTCGACTCCGAGGGTTACCTCAACATCGTCGACCGGAAGAAGGACATCATCATCTCCGGCGGCGAGAACATCTCCTCCATCGAGGTGGAGGACGTCCTCTACACCCATCCCGCGGTGCTGGAGGCGGCGGTGCTGGGCGCGCCCGACCCCCAGTGGGGCGAGGTGCCGGTGGCCGTCGTGGTGCTCAAGCCCGGGGCGACGGCCGACGAGGAGGAGCTGATCCGCTTCGTGCGCGACCGCCTGGCCCACTTCAAGGCGCCCAGGCGGGTCCTCTTCGCCTCGGAGCTGCCCAAGACCGGAACCGGCAAGATCATGAAGGCGGAGCTGCGCAAGACCTACTTCGGCCGCAGCGAGGCGGTGGGCGCCGCCGGCCAGGGCTGA
- a CDS encoding D-2-hydroxyacid dehydrogenase, whose translation MSGGVAGAGAGPAGAGRPVTVLVLASFFRTQAEWLAPAWPRVRWLLPPAEARPEEAWWRGLGGALEEVEVVVAGGGSRLGPLLPLLPRLRWVHAASAGVDRLVEPLREAARGGRRILLTNASGTNAVPIAEHVLLLMLALARRLPEYVRQQQERLWRPHGARELQGATLVVAGYGAIGREVARRAGALGMRVLALRRHAPPEGEADAWAERVAGPEAARAFFAEADFLLLALPRTPETEGYLDAEKIGWLPERAVVINVGRGALVDEAALLEALRARRIAGAALDVFRQEPLPADSPLWAEPRLLITPHVAWASPETPRRGAELFADNLRRYLSGEPLRNRVELETAY comes from the coding sequence GTGAGCGGGGGCGTCGCGGGCGCGGGGGCGGGGCCGGCCGGCGCGGGGAGGCCGGTCACCGTCCTGGTGCTGGCTTCCTTCTTCCGGACGCAGGCGGAGTGGCTGGCGCCCGCCTGGCCGCGGGTGCGCTGGCTCCTGCCGCCCGCGGAGGCCCGCCCGGAGGAGGCGTGGTGGCGCGGGCTGGGCGGGGCTCTGGAGGAGGTGGAGGTGGTGGTGGCCGGCGGCGGGAGCCGTCTCGGGCCGCTCCTCCCGCTCCTGCCGCGCCTCCGCTGGGTGCACGCCGCCTCGGCCGGCGTCGACCGGCTGGTGGAGCCGCTGCGCGAGGCGGCCCGGGGCGGCCGCCGCATCCTTCTGACCAACGCCAGCGGAACCAACGCCGTGCCCATCGCCGAGCACGTCCTCCTGCTCATGCTGGCGCTGGCGCGCCGCCTCCCGGAGTATGTCCGCCAGCAGCAGGAGCGGCTCTGGCGGCCGCACGGGGCGCGGGAACTGCAGGGGGCGACGCTGGTGGTGGCCGGCTACGGCGCCATCGGGCGCGAGGTGGCGCGGCGGGCCGGGGCGCTGGGCATGCGGGTGCTCGCCCTGAGGCGGCACGCGCCCCCGGAGGGCGAGGCCGACGCCTGGGCCGAGCGGGTGGCGGGGCCCGAGGCGGCGCGCGCCTTCTTCGCCGAGGCGGACTTCCTGCTCCTGGCGCTGCCGCGGACGCCGGAGACCGAGGGCTACCTCGACGCGGAGAAGATCGGCTGGCTGCCCGAGCGGGCGGTGGTGATCAACGTGGGGCGCGGGGCGCTGGTGGACGAGGCGGCGCTCCTGGAGGCGCTACGCGCCCGCCGCATCGCGGGGGCGGCGCTGGACGTCTTCCGCCAGGAGCCGCTTCCCGCGGACAGCCCGCTCTGGGCGGAGCCGCGCCTCCTGATCACGCCGCACGTGGCCTGGGCCTCGCCCGAGACGCCGCGGCGCGGGGCCGAGCTCTTCGCCGACAACCTGCGCCGCTACCTCTCGGGCGAGCCGCTGCGCAACCGGGTGGAGCTGGAGACGGCCTACTGA
- a CDS encoding YihY/virulence factor BrkB family protein, which yields MVLLRILIRAVLRFGRHRGGTMAAALSYYGLFSLFPLLLLLALLAATVEPTPAFRRALAGLVHLYFPGSEGVVTTALQRLNPLRGQLGLAGGAGLLWAGSGVFTVLVGALDQVWERPRGESRLRRRLVGLLTLLGAVVALFLAALLSLGVGALLPGWMRASGLGALGAGAARLAGGLLPPLLVWGALLLLYRFLPSQGPPLAEVWPGSLVAALGVELLRRGFALYAARLTRLHAVYGSLATGVLLLFWIYLVAAVVLFGAEVSAAYGRWRRGQADEEAEGAGWLLRL from the coding sequence GTGGTGCTGCTGCGCATCCTCATCCGGGCCGTCCTCCGCTTCGGACGGCACCGCGGCGGCACCATGGCGGCCGCCCTCTCCTACTACGGGCTCTTCTCGCTCTTCCCGCTGCTGCTGCTCCTGGCGCTCCTGGCGGCGACGGTGGAGCCGACGCCCGCCTTCCGCCGGGCGCTGGCGGGGCTGGTCCACCTCTACTTCCCCGGCAGCGAGGGCGTGGTGACGACGGCGCTCCAGCGGCTGAATCCGCTGCGCGGCCAGCTGGGCCTGGCGGGGGGCGCAGGCCTCCTCTGGGCGGGGTCGGGCGTCTTCACCGTCCTGGTGGGTGCGCTGGACCAGGTCTGGGAGCGGCCGCGCGGCGAGTCGCGCCTGCGCCGGCGCCTGGTGGGGCTCCTGACGCTCCTGGGTGCGGTGGTGGCGCTCTTTCTGGCGGCGCTCCTCAGCCTGGGCGTGGGCGCCCTGCTGCCCGGCTGGATGCGGGCGAGCGGGCTGGGCGCGCTGGGTGCGGGCGCGGCCCGCCTGGCGGGCGGGCTCCTCCCGCCGCTCCTGGTCTGGGGCGCGCTCCTTTTGCTCTACCGTTTCCTGCCCAGCCAGGGACCTCCGCTGGCCGAGGTCTGGCCGGGCTCGCTGGTGGCCGCGCTGGGGGTGGAGCTCCTCCGCCGGGGCTTCGCCCTCTACGCCGCCCGCCTGACCCGGCTTCACGCCGTCTACGGCAGCCTGGCCACCGGCGTCCTGCTCCTCTTCTGGATCTACCTGGTGGCGGCGGTCGTCCTCTTCGGCGCCGAGGTCTCCGCCGCCTACGGCCGCTGGCGGCGCGGCCAGGCGGACGAGGAGGCGGAGGGCGCCGGTTGGCTCCTCCGCCTCTAG
- a CDS encoding S1C family serine protease: protein MDAFSEAIRTVMERTAPRLVHVASVDESGERVAFGTGFAFDERRLVCNSQVLQQERVVVQLADGRERHARRIGADPLYFLGFLELEDGEAAWREAPPVELVPADELRPGLAVVALGYPMGDQIEVTQGVISGVDRTVYRPERIPVDGLVVTDAAIHPGNTGGPLLLLDGRLAGINGIPWMHGLGLAVGAPAFSRVVRQILERGEATHPWLGFSGQREVIEPEMVSLLGLPVDRGIAVRVVTENGPGARAGVQPLDLVVRVDDVPAASLGTIRQRLSLYRPGETARLTVLRGGNLLELQFPVEQVPQLRTSQ, encoded by the coding sequence ATGGACGCATTCTCCGAAGCGATCCGCACGGTGATGGAGAGGACCGCACCCCGCCTGGTCCACGTCGCCTCGGTGGACGAGAGCGGCGAGCGCGTCGCCTTCGGCACGGGCTTCGCCTTCGATGAGCGGCGCCTGGTCTGCAACTCCCAGGTGCTGCAGCAGGAGCGCGTGGTGGTCCAGCTGGCCGACGGCCGCGAGCGCCACGCGCGGCGCATCGGCGCCGATCCGCTCTACTTCCTGGGCTTCCTGGAGCTGGAGGACGGCGAGGCCGCCTGGCGGGAGGCGCCGCCGGTGGAGCTCGTTCCCGCCGACGAGCTGCGCCCGGGCCTGGCGGTAGTGGCGCTGGGCTATCCCATGGGCGACCAGATCGAGGTGACCCAGGGCGTCATCAGCGGTGTCGACCGGACCGTCTACCGGCCGGAGCGGATCCCGGTGGACGGGCTCGTGGTCACCGACGCCGCCATCCATCCCGGCAACACCGGGGGGCCGCTCCTGCTCCTGGACGGGCGCCTGGCCGGCATCAACGGCATCCCCTGGATGCACGGCCTGGGGCTGGCGGTGGGGGCGCCCGCCTTCTCGCGCGTCGTCAGGCAGATCCTGGAGCGGGGCGAGGCGACGCACCCCTGGCTCGGCTTCTCGGGCCAGCGCGAGGTGATCGAGCCGGAGATGGTCAGCCTCCTGGGTCTGCCCGTCGACCGCGGCATCGCCGTCCGCGTGGTGACCGAAAACGGGCCCGGCGCGCGCGCGGGCGTCCAGCCGCTGGACCTGGTGGTGCGCGTCGACGACGTCCCCGCCGCCTCGCTGGGCACCATCCGCCAGCGGCTCAGCCTCTACCGGCCCGGCGAGACGGCCCGGCTGACGGTCCTGCGCGGCGGCAACCTCCTGGAGCTGCAGTTCCCCGTCGAGCAGGTGCCCCAGCTGCGCACGTCGCAATAA
- a CDS encoding PLP-dependent aminotransferase family protein, translated as MTERWSLDGGMPEEATFPREELLRAAERVLRGDPRALQYEGAGGPGELRRRLAEYLAGRGLEVEPSSLLVTAGASEALDLLGRALLGPGAVVWLQELTWFGALRLFGRAAGARLEPLPMDAGGLDLEALERRLEEAEAGRRPRPAFLYVTLTFQNPTGLTLDEAGRRRLAELARRHDLLVVEDDPYGDLAFSGEPPRPLAAFAPERTVLVGTVSKIVAPGLRIGWLAAPPALLERPAALRPGGETQPFVQELLAAWWREADLPARVAELRATYRRRAEALLAGLERWLGPRGASWRVPGGGFFVWLRLPPGTDARRLRRAAEARGLRYMPGSAFTVDGRDPGGLRLCFTHEPPERLEEAARLLGEALDEAREG; from the coding sequence GTGACGGAACGCTGGTCGCTGGACGGCGGCATGCCGGAGGAGGCCACCTTCCCGCGGGAGGAGCTGCTGCGGGCGGCCGAGCGGGTGCTGCGGGGCGACCCGCGGGCGCTCCAGTACGAGGGGGCCGGCGGCCCGGGGGAGTTGCGGCGCCGGCTGGCGGAGTACCTGGCCGGACGCGGGCTGGAGGTGGAGCCTTCCTCGCTCCTGGTGACGGCGGGCGCCTCCGAGGCGCTCGACCTCCTGGGACGGGCGCTGCTCGGCCCGGGCGCCGTCGTCTGGCTGCAGGAGCTGACCTGGTTCGGGGCGCTCCGCCTCTTCGGGCGCGCCGCGGGGGCCCGCTTGGAGCCGCTGCCCATGGACGCCGGCGGCCTCGACCTGGAGGCGCTGGAGCGGAGGCTGGAGGAGGCGGAGGCGGGGAGGCGGCCGCGGCCTGCCTTCCTCTACGTGACGCTCACCTTCCAGAACCCCACCGGTCTCACGCTGGACGAGGCCGGGCGGCGGCGGCTGGCGGAACTGGCCCGCCGCCACGACCTGCTGGTGGTGGAGGACGACCCCTACGGCGACCTGGCCTTCTCCGGGGAGCCGCCGCGGCCGCTGGCGGCCTTCGCGCCCGAGAGGACGGTGCTGGTGGGCACCGTCTCCAAGATCGTGGCCCCGGGGCTGCGCATCGGCTGGCTGGCCGCGCCGCCGGCGCTGCTGGAGCGTCCGGCGGCCCTCCGCCCGGGCGGGGAGACGCAGCCCTTCGTCCAGGAGCTGCTGGCCGCCTGGTGGCGCGAGGCGGACCTGCCGGCCCGGGTGGCGGAGCTCCGCGCCACCTACCGGCGGCGCGCGGAGGCCCTGCTGGCGGGGCTGGAGCGCTGGCTGGGGCCGCGCGGCGCCTCCTGGCGGGTGCCCGGGGGCGGCTTCTTCGTCTGGCTGCGGCTGCCGCCGGGGACCGACGCCCGCCGCCTGCGCCGCGCGGCCGAGGCGCGCGGGCTGCGCTACATGCCCGGGAGCGCCTTCACCGTCGACGGGCGGGATCCCGGGGGGCTCCGACTCTGCTTCACGCACGAGCCGCCCGAGCGCCTGGAGGAGGCCGCCCGCCTCCTGGGCGAGGCGCTGGACGAGGCGAGGGAGGGGTGA